The Fusarium keratoplasticum isolate Fu6.1 chromosome 8, whole genome shotgun sequence genome includes a region encoding these proteins:
- a CDS encoding Lactamase-B domain-containing protein, with translation MSTGSVKTQNNSWSVPTKDKVVADGDVVKSGNVMIKIVHTPGHTLGTISLIFAVFDNCEPHVAGLSGGTGTPRQQNLREMKTTSQNWFADIAREEGVDILLSNHNVADHALFHADILVHRGSDPANPFVVLVENFEKYMRINALCSRVVAAREGMEL, from the exons ATGTCTACTGGCAGTGTTAA AACCCAGAACAACTCGTGGTCAGTGCCAACCAAAGACAAGGTTGTAGCAGACGGCGACGTTGTGAAGTCTGGGAACGTTATGATCAAGATCGTGCACACCCCTGGTCATACTCTAGGCACCATCTCACTGATCTTCGCAGTTTTTGATAACTGCGAGCCTCACGTTGCCGGGCTATCTGGGGGTACTGGAACCCCGAGACAGCAGAACCTGCGCGAGATGAAAACTACGTCGCAAAATTGGTTCGCGGACATCGCTCgggaggagggcgttgatATCCTTCTGTCCAATCACAATGTCGCCGATCACGCCCTCTTCCATGCCGACATTCTTGTGCACCGCGGTTCCGACCCAGCTAATCCTTTTGTGGTTCTGGTTGAGAACTTTGAGAAGTACATGAGGATAAATGCACTGTGCTCAAGGGTTGTTGCTGCACGAGAAGGCATGGAGTTGTAG